In the Telopea speciosissima isolate NSW1024214 ecotype Mountain lineage chromosome 2, Tspe_v1, whole genome shotgun sequence genome, one interval contains:
- the LOC122650636 gene encoding uncharacterized protein LOC122650636 produces the protein MELQEKIQEVLKGKNHAPSHDFLFTTDLAFTDEIRTERLPKGFKMPTIEQYRGMTDLEDYLETFKSLMFFQGPLDAIMRRALPSTLKGATRQWFAHLKPRSLSSFVELGQAFLAHFMSSRVHKKTAANLLAVKQRPNETIRGFLTRFNNEALEVRGFDPMVKFQALRSGIRDVELKKSLITDEPVDMYELFSCY, from the coding sequence ATGGAGTTGCAGGAGAAGATTCAAGAAGTCTTGAAGGGAAAGAATCATGCTCCAAGCCATGATTTCTTGTTCACTACTGATCTTGCCTTCACAGACGAGATCAGAACAGAGCGCCTGCCCAAGGGCTTCAAGATGCCCACCATTGAGCAATACAGAGGCATGACCGATCTAGAGGACTATCTTGAGACTTTCAAATCTTTGATGTTCTTTCAGGGACCATTGGATGCGATTATGCGTAGGGCATTACCCTCAACCTTGAAGGGTGCTACAAGACAATGGTTTGCGCACCTGAAGCCACGGTCACTTTCTAGCTTTGTGGAGCTCGGACAGGCTTTCCTTGCACACTTCATGAGCAGCCGAGTCCACAAGAAGACAGCAGCCAATCTTTTGGCCGTTAAGCAACGCCCTAATGAAACAATCAGAGGCTTTCTTACCAGGTTTAACAATGAAGCATTGGAGGTACGGGGTTTTGACCCGATGGTAAAATTCCAGGCCCTACGTAGCGGCATCAGGGACGTTGAACTAAAGAAATCACTGATCACGGATGAACCAGTAGACATGTACGAGCTCTTCTCATGCTATTAG